A genomic stretch from Corynebacterium kutscheri includes:
- a CDS encoding DUF3239 domain-containing protein: protein MANFHFVVDKAHAQRNNELLKDTKRLQLSAAIFSFILLAIGAGFYSWLGAMVGVIIFACFTIVALISFILIPVFPRLVGSAQSLYDSYELVPAIITEINPRDMSIMALVDADSTGTNPQPALAVRTISNLAGHSRTVGEKVPSVAVTGNRSAANKQTWDQISPVPIAWGTPEAAIIKAATDAIDPAQWEKLEKHLAHYDEVRKTPFDLLLL, encoded by the coding sequence ATGGCGAACTTTCACTTTGTAGTCGATAAAGCTCATGCACAAAGAAACAACGAGTTGCTCAAAGACACAAAGCGCTTACAGCTTTCGGCAGCAATTTTTAGCTTCATTCTGCTAGCTATTGGTGCGGGTTTTTATTCTTGGCTGGGCGCAATGGTGGGCGTAATTATCTTCGCTTGCTTCACTATCGTGGCACTGATTAGTTTTATCCTCATCCCAGTATTTCCTCGCCTAGTTGGCTCGGCACAATCACTCTATGATTCCTATGAGCTCGTACCGGCCATTATCACTGAAATTAATCCTCGCGATATGTCCATTATGGCGCTTGTCGACGCTGATTCCACCGGCACTAACCCCCAGCCGGCTCTAGCCGTACGCACTATTAGCAACTTGGCAGGTCATAGTCGTACAGTTGGTGAAAAAGTACCCAGCGTTGCGGTCACCGGAAACCGCAGCGCCGCGAACAAACAAACCTGGGATCAAATCTCTCCAGTGCCAATCGCTTGGGGAACCCCAGAAGCAGCAATTATCAAAGCCGCAACCGATGCTATTGATCCAGCACAATGGGAGAAACTAGAAAAACATCTAGCTCACTATGATGAGGTTCGAAAAACACCTTTTGATCTACTTTTGCTTTAA
- a CDS encoding ABC transporter ATP-binding protein: MILTLYALGTDANRRRLVFVLGLIMLSSLALAVGLILVAVFLDALFIRGPGAAATWLPWIFLSVIGYAVADWPTEIIAQDLGHDYVLRIHKLIAERTVMLPLVYFDEDRSGQIGVTATSGVLFAANALAMMLRPMLHGAASAGLASVFLIVIDW, from the coding sequence ATGATCCTTACACTTTATGCACTCGGTACTGATGCTAACCGTCGTCGACTTGTTTTTGTGCTCGGTCTTATTATGCTGTCTTCTTTAGCATTGGCAGTCGGTTTGATTTTAGTTGCTGTGTTTCTTGATGCGCTCTTTATACGAGGACCAGGTGCTGCGGCAACATGGTTGCCATGGATCTTTTTATCCGTCATTGGCTATGCTGTAGCTGATTGGCCAACTGAAATCATTGCTCAAGATTTGGGTCATGATTATGTGTTGCGTATCCACAAGCTTATTGCCGAGCGTACCGTCATGTTGCCATTGGTCTATTTCGACGAGGATCGTTCGGGTCAGATAGGAGTTACCGCGACTAGTGGCGTATTATTTGCTGCAAATGCTCTTGCCATGATGTTGCGGCCGATGTTACATGGAGCAGCATCTGCCGGTTTGGCTAGTGTTTTTCTGATTGTTATAGATTGGTGA
- a CDS encoding ABC transporter ATP-binding protein, protein MSVLDVLAAFLLINNIASPLLMLSRANIMFAEAKAAAADLIYFFNLAESPVAGGKEDPADTSIELDNLGFSYVEGIPVLTDIDAIFQAGSVTAVVGPSGFGKSTLASLIPRLLDPTVGTVRIGGVASTDLTYDQLYDRVGFVFQNSYLMRLSVRDNIRLASPEATDEDVIRAARAAQIHERITKLPRGYDSIRGEDAQFSGGEQQRLAIARSILLDAPILVLDEATAFADPDSEAAIQQAISQLVVGRTLVVIAHRLHTITDADQILMLDDGKLTEVGTHKELLAAGNKYAKMWQRYQNTQTSSYEETIE, encoded by the coding sequence GTGTCAGTACTCGATGTACTTGCAGCATTTTTACTGATTAATAATATAGCCTCACCATTGCTTATGCTTTCTCGCGCCAATATTATGTTTGCTGAGGCTAAGGCTGCAGCTGCAGACCTAATTTATTTTTTCAATTTGGCAGAGTCACCGGTAGCTGGTGGTAAGGAAGATCCTGCAGATACCAGCATTGAACTTGATAATCTTGGTTTCTCCTACGTTGAGGGAATTCCAGTCCTCACCGATATTGATGCGATTTTTCAAGCTGGTAGCGTTACAGCTGTAGTCGGCCCATCTGGTTTTGGTAAATCTACGCTCGCATCGCTTATTCCGCGATTATTGGATCCAACCGTGGGCACTGTGCGTATTGGTGGTGTAGCTAGTACGGATCTAACTTATGACCAGCTTTATGATCGCGTAGGTTTTGTTTTTCAAAATTCCTATCTGATGCGGTTGAGCGTGCGCGATAATATTCGGTTAGCTTCTCCTGAAGCAACTGATGAGGATGTGATTCGGGCGGCTCGCGCGGCGCAGATTCATGAGCGTATTACTAAGTTGCCACGTGGATACGATTCCATTAGAGGTGAGGATGCGCAGTTTTCTGGAGGTGAGCAGCAGCGGCTAGCTATTGCGAGGTCTATTTTGCTTGATGCTCCTATTTTGGTTCTCGACGAGGCAACTGCCTTTGCAGATCCAGACTCAGAGGCCGCTATCCAGCAGGCGATTAGTCAGTTGGTAGTTGGACGTACTCTCGTGGTCATTGCTCATCGTTTGCACACGATTACGGATGCAGATCAGATATTGATGCTTGACGATGGAAAACTTACCGAAGTAGGCACTCACAAAGAATTGCTCGCAGCAGGAAACAAGTATGCCAAGATGTGGCAGCGTTACCAGAACACACAGACTAGTAGCTACGAGGAAACAATCGAATGA
- a CDS encoding DNA repair helicase XPB, whose protein sequence is MGPLIVQSDKTVLLETDHEQAAAARAALAPFAELERAPEHVHTYRITPLALWNARAAGYDAENVIDALERFSRFPVAQSLLIDIAEIMSRYGRVRLHMHPAYGLVIESEEPAILAELQRHKKIVPMLGQVIDENYIVVHPSERGRLKQELLKVGWPAEDLAGYVDGEAHPIALSTEHEQWQLRDYQELAAESFWAGGSGVVVLPCGAGKTMVGAAAMAKAQVTTLILVTNTVAGRQWRDELLKRTSLTPEEIGEYSGEKKEIRPVTIATYQVVTRKTKGEYRALELFNSRDWGLIIYDEVHLLPAPVFRMTSDLQSRRRLGLTATLVREDGREGDVFSLIGPKRFDAAWKDLEAQGFIATAECVEVRTTMTDTERMLYATAESNDRYRIAACAHTKIRAMEKILQHHHGQPTLIIGAYVDQLEEIGSHLGIEVIDGKSSTKKRESAFNRFRRGEITTLVVSKVANFSIDLPEATVAIQVSGTFGSRQEEAQRLGRLLRPKADGCAAYFYTLVSRDSIDADYAAHRQRFLAEQGYGYRICSAEDLTTFLPIVTGYPGQSDAEKA, encoded by the coding sequence GTGGGTCCATTAATCGTGCAGTCGGATAAAACTGTTTTATTAGAAACCGATCATGAACAAGCTGCTGCCGCCCGAGCTGCACTAGCACCTTTTGCTGAGTTAGAACGTGCCCCAGAACATGTGCATACGTATCGTATTACCCCGCTTGCCTTATGGAACGCGCGTGCCGCTGGTTACGATGCCGAAAATGTAATTGATGCGCTAGAGCGTTTTTCCCGTTTTCCGGTCGCCCAATCACTGCTGATTGATATTGCAGAAATTATGAGCCGTTATGGCCGAGTACGTCTGCATATGCACCCGGCTTATGGATTAGTTATTGAATCAGAAGAGCCGGCGATTTTAGCGGAGCTTCAACGTCATAAAAAGATCGTCCCCATGCTTGGACAAGTTATCGACGAAAACTATATTGTGGTGCACCCTTCCGAGCGCGGTCGACTCAAACAAGAGTTACTCAAAGTAGGCTGGCCGGCCGAAGATTTAGCCGGTTATGTTGATGGTGAAGCACATCCAATCGCATTAAGCACCGAACACGAACAGTGGCAGTTACGAGATTATCAAGAATTAGCTGCAGAATCTTTTTGGGCCGGTGGCTCTGGTGTAGTCGTTCTTCCCTGTGGTGCTGGTAAAACTATGGTGGGTGCCGCAGCAATGGCTAAAGCACAGGTAACCACGCTAATTTTGGTCACTAATACAGTTGCTGGCCGGCAATGGCGCGATGAACTGCTGAAACGTACTAGCCTTACCCCGGAAGAGATTGGCGAATATTCCGGTGAGAAAAAAGAAATTCGCCCGGTAACTATTGCGACCTACCAGGTAGTTACTCGTAAAACCAAGGGAGAATACCGCGCCCTAGAGCTCTTTAATTCCCGCGACTGGGGTCTTATTATCTACGACGAAGTACACCTGCTTCCTGCACCGGTGTTTCGCATGACCTCTGATCTACAATCCCGCCGCCGACTCGGCCTTACTGCTACTTTAGTGCGTGAAGATGGTCGCGAAGGAGATGTGTTTTCCCTTATTGGACCTAAGCGTTTCGACGCTGCGTGGAAGGATCTAGAAGCCCAAGGGTTTATTGCCACTGCCGAGTGTGTAGAAGTACGCACTACTATGACCGACACCGAGCGAATGCTCTATGCTACTGCTGAGTCCAATGATCGCTACCGCATTGCTGCCTGTGCGCATACCAAAATCCGTGCTATGGAAAAGATCTTGCAGCACCACCATGGGCAACCTACTTTAATTATTGGTGCTTATGTGGATCAGCTCGAAGAAATCGGTTCCCATCTAGGTATAGAGGTCATTGATGGTAAATCCTCAACCAAAAAGCGCGAATCAGCTTTTAATCGCTTCCGACGCGGTGAGATCACTACGTTAGTAGTCAGCAAAGTTGCTAATTTTTCTATTGATCTTCCCGAAGCAACTGTCGCTATTCAAGTATCGGGTACTTTTGGCTCCCGACAAGAAGAAGCCCAACGTTTAGGCAGGTTATTACGCCCCAAGGCAGATGGTTGCGCAGCATACTTTTATACTTTGGTTAGCCGTGACAGCATTGATGCTGACTATGCAGCGCACCGGCAACGTTTCCTTGCCGAGCAAGGTTATGGCTACCGTATTTGTAGTGCAGAAGACCTAACTACATTCTTGCCCATTGTCACCGGTTATCCTGGCCAGTCTGATGCGGAGAAGGCATAA
- a CDS encoding ABC transporter ATP-binding protein has translation MMRQFREKADQFKTSQKQLDAAVVELVRGIPVIKVFTPEGYDESIFLHRSKHFGKFYRDWVSATVHATALMKVFTSTTFGLLVVAAGALGLVFLLKCQYSMYLQHFY, from the coding sequence ATGATGCGTCAATTTCGAGAAAAAGCGGATCAATTTAAAACTAGCCAGAAGCAGCTTGATGCGGCCGTCGTTGAACTTGTGCGTGGCATCCCTGTTATTAAGGTGTTTACTCCAGAGGGATACGACGAAAGTATTTTTCTTCACCGATCGAAGCATTTTGGGAAGTTTTATCGAGACTGGGTGAGCGCTACAGTGCATGCTACTGCTCTTATGAAGGTTTTTACTTCTACCACGTTTGGTTTGCTAGTTGTTGCGGCTGGGGCTCTTGGCTTAGTGTTTCTGCTGAAGTGTCAGTACTCGATGTACTTGCAGCATTTTTACTGA
- a CDS encoding ATP-binding cassette domain-containing protein produces MLLLNGRLAGGTYIGVIVLVFILARVTMSGLPYGEGLQAARNTLGEIQKILDAHTLCEPENSAQLTNYALDFHEVSFGYEPSTSVLNNINFHIEPGTTTALVGPSGCGKSTLLKLIVRFYDVDKGMICIGGIDVRELGTRTVLDSLAMVFQDVYLFEDTLYENIRLGRHDATKEEVLHAAELAGVTAIAENLPDGFETLISEGGQNLSGGERQRVSIARAL; encoded by the coding sequence GTGTTGCTGCTTAACGGTCGGTTAGCAGGAGGTACCTATATTGGTGTTATCGTACTAGTGTTTATCCTTGCTCGGGTGACAATGTCCGGTTTGCCCTATGGAGAAGGATTACAGGCTGCTCGTAATACGCTTGGCGAAATTCAGAAGATCCTCGATGCCCACACACTATGTGAACCCGAAAACTCGGCACAATTGACAAATTATGCTTTAGATTTTCATGAGGTTAGCTTTGGTTATGAGCCGAGTACCTCAGTGCTTAACAATATCAATTTCCATATTGAACCTGGTACGACTACTGCTTTGGTTGGGCCGAGCGGTTGCGGCAAGAGCACACTACTTAAGTTAATTGTACGGTTTTATGACGTGGACAAGGGAATGATTTGCATTGGTGGTATCGATGTACGTGAACTTGGCACCCGTACAGTATTGGATTCACTTGCAATGGTTTTCCAAGATGTTTATTTGTTTGAAGACACTTTATACGAGAATATTCGCTTAGGACGTCATGATGCGACGAAGGAAGAAGTGTTACACGCAGCGGAACTCGCTGGTGTAACCGCGATTGCTGAGAATCTTCCGGATGGGTTTGAGACTCTAATCAGTGAAGGTGGGCAGAATCTTTCTGGTGGTGAGCGACAACGTGTTTCCATTGCTCGTGCTTTGTGA